TCATGGAACGCGGCATGGGCGTGCTGCGCGATTTGGACCACACCGAAGCCAACGGCCGAATCGATGACGCCGATCCCGACGAAGTCAGCCCGCGCGCCATCGAACGCGGCGCGGAACAGTGCGGCACACTCGGCTCGGGCAACCACTTTATGGAAGTCCAAGTCGTCGATCAAATTTTTGACGAAACCGTCGCCACGGCCTTCGGATTGGAACCGGGGCAAATCTGCGTGATGATCCACTCCGGGTCGCGCGGGTTGGGCTATCAGGTCTGCGATGATGCCTTGGTGCAGTTCCGCAAGGTGCCGGAAAAATACGGTATCGTCTTGCCGGATAAGCAGTTAGCGTGCGCTCCAGCCGACAGTCCCGAAGGCCGCAAGTACATCGGCGCCATGCGGGCGGCGGCCAATTACGGATTCTGCAATCGGCAATTGCTGATGACGCAGGCCCGCGAGGTATTCAGCCACGTATTCGGGCGATCATGGGAAGATCTGGGCATGGAAATGCTCTACGATGTCGCCCACAATATCGCCAAACTGGAAACGCATACCGTGGATGGTGTCACCAAAAAAGTATGGGTCCACCGCAAAGGGGCCACCCGCGCCTTCCCAGCGGGACACCCTGAAGTGCCCGAAGCCTACCGCGCGGTGGGTCAACCGGTGATCATTCCCGGCGATATGGGCCGCGCCAGCTGGGTTCTCGTCGGATCAGAAGAGAGCATGCGCAAGAGTTTCGGCACCACCTGCCACGGCGCGGGCCGCGCAATGAGCCGCACCGCCGCGATGAAACTCAACAGCGGGGACGCTGTCCAGCGTCAACTGCGCTCGCAAGGGGTAATCGCCATGGGCCAAAGCCGCCGCGGCCTAGCCGAGGAACAACCCAAGGCGTACAAAAACGTGGATCACGTCGTGGAGGTCGTGCACGATGCTGGGCTTTCGCGCAAGGTCGCGCGAATGCGTCCCATCGGCGTGATCAAGGGATAACCCGCTCCGATGGCTGATTCGATCTCCGAGGCTCCTGCCACCGCGCCGGAGCCGCTCAATCGTTCGCATTCGAGCACCCGCCGCATTTGGCAACTTGCCACGCCGGTGCTCATTCAACAAGCGCTCATCATCTGCGTCGGTCTGTTCGATCAGTTTCTCGCGGGCAACTATCCGCCCGCAGATCCGTCGCAGCACAAAGATTTTCAAGCCGCCCAAACCACGGCCAACTATCTCGGTTGGTACATTTCCAACGCGATGGTGCTGGTGACGGTCGGTGCCACGGCGATGGTCTCGCGCATGATCGGTGCGGGGGATCGGGCCATGGCGAATCGCGTCATGCATCAATCGATTCTTCTGGCAATCGCATTCGGGCTATTATTCTCCACCTTCGGACTATTCAGCATCCGATCGGTTGTCGAACTGCTGGGGCACGATGGTGTTTCAGCGGCAATGGCAGTCGCATTCTTGCAGCAATTGCTCGTGCTGATGACGTTCCAAACCATTGAGCAGGCAGGGATTGCGTCGCTGATTGGTGCAGGCGACACGCGCACCGGCTTTTATGTGCTGGGCGGTGTGGCGATTCTGAATGTGCCGATGGCATACACGCTGTTTCGCGGCATCGGCGATTGGCCGGGGATGGGACTGCCCGGAATCGCCCTGGGCACCGCGCTGGCGCACACCATGGGGGCGATTGCGATTCTGACGATTCTCGCTCGGGGTCGTGCCGGGCTGAAGCTGCAATTGTCGCTCTTTCGTCCATCGTTGGACTTGGTGCGACGATTGTTGCGCATCAGCATTCCCGCCAGTGTTGATACGCTGTCGATGGGCGCATGCCAACTGTGGTTCCTGAGTTTGGTCATCGCCATGGGATCAACCCAGGAAACCGCCCACGGCATCGCCATTCGCTGGGAATCGCTGGGGTATCTGTCCG
This DNA window, taken from Tuwongella immobilis, encodes the following:
- a CDS encoding RtcB family protein; this translates as MAKESYNGPLEQVDANCWRIPRSYKPEMRVDGLIFANERLLDAIKKDQAPDQVANVATLPGIQMASLAMPDIHWGYGFCIGGVCATDPLEGGVISPGGVGYDINCGVRLVKTNLFFHEIQGSLEELIKTLFENVPAGVGRSGKYKFSPKEMRPLLAEGPSFVMERGMGVLRDLDHTEANGRIDDADPDEVSPRAIERGAEQCGTLGSGNHFMEVQVVDQIFDETVATAFGLEPGQICVMIHSGSRGLGYQVCDDALVQFRKVPEKYGIVLPDKQLACAPADSPEGRKYIGAMRAAANYGFCNRQLLMTQAREVFSHVFGRSWEDLGMEMLYDVAHNIAKLETHTVDGVTKKVWVHRKGATRAFPAGHPEVPEAYRAVGQPVIIPGDMGRASWVLVGSEESMRKSFGTTCHGAGRAMSRTAAMKLNSGDAVQRQLRSQGVIAMGQSRRGLAEEQPKAYKNVDHVVEVVHDAGLSRKVARMRPIGVIKG
- a CDS encoding MATE family efflux transporter, whose protein sequence is MADSISEAPATAPEPLNRSHSSTRRIWQLATPVLIQQALIICVGLFDQFLAGNYPPADPSQHKDFQAAQTTANYLGWYISNAMVLVTVGATAMVSRMIGAGDRAMANRVMHQSILLAIAFGLLFSTFGLFSIRSVVELLGHDGVSAAMAVAFLQQLLVLMTFQTIEQAGIASLIGAGDTRTGFYVLGGVAILNVPMAYTLFRGIGDWPGMGLPGIALGTALAHTMGAIAILTILARGRAGLKLQLSLFRPSLDLVRRLLRISIPASVDTLSMGACQLWFLSLVIAMGSTQETAHGIAIRWESLGYLSGMAFATAASTLVGQNLGAKRFEDAKRLGWTCFAWGCGIMCLMGSIFFTLAPNMFRLIAPNENQTDVIEAGVPILRLVAFAMPALSCVIIFTGALRGAGDTRWPLLFTWIGFLVIRLPLAYFLTRDELNLGPLGSISGYNCGLFGAWIAMFIDLWLRGLFFLLRFAGGRWRFTRV